A genome region from Pseudanabaena sp. Chao 1811 includes the following:
- a CDS encoding low molecular weight protein-tyrosine-phosphatase has translation MTKKLLFVCLGNICRSPAAENIMNHLIEQEGLSDRFICDSAGTGGWHVGAPPDRRMRAAAKERGLNFVGSARQFEAMDLREFDLILAMDRDNYHNILALDPQGKFKDKVKMMCDYCQTHNDKEVPDPYYGGADGFNYVIDLLFDACGGLLKSLKSR, from the coding sequence ATGACTAAGAAACTGTTATTTGTTTGTCTCGGAAATATTTGCCGATCGCCTGCTGCGGAAAATATCATGAATCATCTGATTGAGCAGGAAGGACTAAGCGATCGCTTTATTTGTGATTCCGCAGGTACAGGTGGTTGGCATGTAGGCGCACCACCTGATCGCCGAATGCGAGCTGCCGCCAAAGAACGAGGTTTAAATTTTGTTGGTTCCGCTAGACAATTTGAAGCGATGGACTTACGGGAATTTGACCTAATCTTGGCAATGGACAGAGACAACTATCACAATATCCTTGCCCTCGATCCACAGGGGAAATTCAAGGACAAGGTGAAAATGATGTGTGACTATTGCCAAACCCACAATGACAAAGAAGTGCCAGATCCCTATTATGGTGGTGCAGATGGCTTTAATTATGTCATCGATCTCCTCTTCGATGCCTGTGGTGGACTTCTCAAATCCTTGAAAAGTCGCTAA
- a CDS encoding iron-containing alcohol dehydrogenase yields the protein MENFAFYNPVKILFGKGQIANIAAEIPVDAKILVTYGGGSIKTNGVYEQVKAALTGRTFLEFGGIEANPHLETLLKAVELIRAEGVNFLLAVGGGSVVDGTKFIAAAVPFDGDPWDILAKHAPIKAAIPFGAVLTLPATGSEMNTSSVVTKWETQEKLFFSSPLVFPKFSVLDPETTFSLPPRQVSNGIVDAFTHVMEQYLTYPVNAPLQDRMAESILQTLIEEGPKTLLDLRDYESRANVMWCATMALNGLIGVGVPQDWATHMIGHELTALHGLDHAQTLAIVLPNMLTIKRDRKREKLLQYAERVWGLVDGDEDVRIDQAIQKTRDFFESVGVHTKLSDYGVGLDVIPLITDRFEKRGFVALGEHQDVTPKVVEQILALCA from the coding sequence ATGGAAAATTTTGCTTTTTATAATCCAGTCAAAATTCTATTTGGCAAAGGTCAAATCGCGAATATTGCAGCAGAAATTCCTGTTGATGCCAAAATCCTTGTCACCTATGGTGGTGGCAGTATCAAAACCAATGGAGTTTATGAGCAAGTAAAAGCTGCCCTAACAGGACGAACCTTTCTAGAATTCGGCGGGATTGAAGCCAATCCACATCTGGAAACATTACTCAAGGCAGTTGAGTTGATTCGTGCTGAAGGAGTTAATTTTTTACTAGCTGTTGGTGGTGGTTCAGTCGTTGATGGGACAAAATTTATTGCCGCAGCAGTTCCCTTTGATGGCGATCCTTGGGACATTTTGGCAAAACATGCCCCCATCAAGGCGGCGATCCCATTTGGTGCAGTTTTGACCCTGCCAGCAACAGGCTCAGAAATGAATACTAGTTCTGTAGTAACTAAGTGGGAAACCCAAGAAAAACTATTTTTCTCTAGTCCCCTTGTATTTCCTAAATTCTCGGTACTAGATCCTGAAACCACTTTCTCGCTGCCTCCAAGACAGGTAAGTAATGGCATTGTTGATGCTTTTACCCATGTAATGGAACAGTATTTGACCTATCCCGTTAATGCCCCACTCCAAGATAGGATGGCAGAATCAATTCTACAAACCTTGATCGAGGAAGGTCCCAAAACCTTGTTAGATCTCCGTGATTATGAGTCCAGAGCTAACGTGATGTGGTGCGCCACTATGGCTCTGAATGGTCTGATTGGTGTCGGTGTCCCTCAAGATTGGGCAACACATATGATTGGTCATGAACTCACAGCTCTGCATGGACTGGATCATGCCCAAACCTTGGCGATTGTTTTACCGAATATGCTAACGATTAAGCGCGATCGCAAGCGTGAAAAACTACTGCAATATGCTGAGCGCGTTTGGGGTCTGGTCGATGGTGATGAAGACGTGAGAATTGATCAGGCAATCCAAAAAACTCGTGACTTTTTTGAATCCGTCGGCGTTCACACCAAGCTTTCAGATTATGGTGTGGGCTTAGATGTCATTCCCTTAATCACCGATCGCTTCGAGAAGCGTGGCTTTGTGGCTTTAGGTGAACATCAAGATGTCACACCCAAGGTTGTCGAGCAAATTTTAGCACTCTGTGCTTAA
- a CDS encoding Uma2 family endonuclease, with protein sequence MSASVTEDLITPNAKVWTDRAFMALPDDECRYEIVNGELVVMGNSGALHGYISIVLSSALFAIVSPQKLGVLFDSSTAFKMKNGNKRSPDISFFAKERFQGIADLPIGFLEGAPDLAVKILSPGNTVEEISTKLVEYFENGTKLVWVINPIQHYVLVYRSAQEPDRLLKRGDFLDGEDVINGFSFAVDQLFQRLSF encoded by the coding sequence ATGTCTGCTTCAGTTACAGAAGATCTCATAACACCAAACGCAAAAGTCTGGACAGATCGGGCATTCATGGCTCTTCCCGATGATGAATGTCGTTATGAAATTGTAAATGGAGAACTAGTTGTCATGGGCAACTCAGGTGCTTTACATGGCTATATTTCCATTGTTTTGAGTTCCGCTTTGTTTGCAATTGTGTCACCGCAAAAGCTGGGGGTGTTATTTGACTCTAGCACCGCCTTCAAGATGAAAAATGGTAATAAACGCTCCCCTGATATTTCTTTTTTTGCAAAAGAGAGATTCCAAGGGATTGCAGATCTGCCCATTGGCTTTTTAGAAGGTGCACCTGATCTAGCCGTGAAAATCCTATCCCCTGGAAATACGGTCGAAGAAATTAGTACCAAACTTGTGGAATATTTTGAAAATGGTACAAAGTTAGTTTGGGTAATTAATCCTATCCAACACTATGTCTTAGTTTATCGTTCTGCCCAAGAACCCGATCGCCTACTTAAACGTGGTGATTTTCTGGATGGAGAAGATGTTATTAATGGGTTTAGTTTTGCTGTTGATCAGTTATTTCAAAGACTTTCATTCTAG